In the Piscinibacter sp. XHJ-5 genome, one interval contains:
- the waaF gene encoding lipopolysaccharide heptosyltransferase II, with protein MSSALRSLVIAPQWIGDAVMSEPLLARLAARGEQLTVAALPWVAPVYRAMPQVRDVIDLPFAHGRLDWTGRRRLAAELRGRFDSAYVLPNSIKSALLPFLARIPRRVGYRGEGRFGLLNERLPNPAGRPPMVAFYSALAGRPDAHERPALRFADHTLRAATQAAGVERDGYFAFAPGAEYGPAKCWPAAHYAELARSLHAAHGMPIVLLGSPKEAALCEAIAAEAPGACRVLAGKTSLLDAMALIAASRGMVSNDSGLMHVAAAFGLPQVAVFGSTSPEHTPPLNPKARVLWLKDELELDCMPCFDRTCRYGHYRCLVEVAPGRVEQALEQSL; from the coding sequence CTGAGCTCGGCCCTTCGCTCGCTGGTCATCGCGCCGCAGTGGATCGGCGACGCGGTGATGAGCGAGCCGCTGCTGGCGCGCCTTGCGGCGCGTGGCGAGCAGCTCACCGTCGCAGCCTTGCCGTGGGTGGCGCCGGTGTACCGCGCGATGCCGCAAGTGCGCGACGTCATCGATCTGCCATTCGCACACGGCCGGCTCGACTGGACAGGCCGGCGGCGCCTCGCGGCCGAGCTGCGCGGGCGCTTCGATTCGGCCTATGTGCTGCCCAACTCGATCAAGTCGGCGCTGCTGCCGTTCCTGGCGCGCATCCCGCGGCGCGTGGGGTATCGCGGAGAAGGCCGCTTCGGCCTTCTCAACGAGCGGCTGCCCAATCCTGCAGGGCGGCCGCCGATGGTGGCCTTCTACAGCGCGCTCGCGGGTCGACCCGACGCGCACGAGCGGCCGGCGCTTCGCTTCGCCGATCACACGCTGCGTGCGGCCACCCAGGCCGCCGGCGTCGAGCGGGACGGCTACTTCGCCTTCGCCCCGGGCGCCGAATACGGTCCGGCGAAGTGCTGGCCGGCGGCGCACTATGCCGAGCTCGCGCGTTCGCTGCACGCCGCGCACGGCATGCCCATCGTGCTGCTGGGTTCGCCCAAGGAAGCCGCGCTGTGCGAAGCCATCGCCGCCGAGGCGCCCGGCGCCTGCCGCGTGCTGGCGGGCAAGACGTCGCTGCTCGACGCCATGGCGTTGATCGCGGCTTCGCGCGGCATGGTCAGCAACGACTCCGGCTTGATGCATGTCGCGGCGGCCTTCGGCTTGCCGCAGGTCGCCGTGTTCGGCTCGACCAGCCCCGAGCACACTCCGCCGCTGAACCCCAAGGCACGGGTCTTGTGGCTGAAGGACGAACTGGAGCTGGATTGCATGCCTTGCTTCGATCGCACCTGCCGCTACGGACACTACCGGTGTCTGGTGGAGGTGGCGCCGGGCCGCGTCGAGCAAGCCCTGGAGCAGTCCTTGTAG
- a CDS encoding antibiotic biosynthesis monooxygenase, with the protein MTTPFAKTPPPPYYAVIFSSQRTEGEQGYGAMADRMVELAAQQPGFLGIESTRDEHGFGITVSYFDTLEHIAAWKAHAEHLQAQALGHRVWYQHFELRIAKVERAYSKTSR; encoded by the coding sequence ATGACGACCCCCTTCGCGAAAACCCCGCCGCCTCCGTACTACGCCGTCATCTTCTCGTCGCAGCGCACAGAAGGCGAACAGGGCTACGGCGCGATGGCCGACCGCATGGTGGAGCTGGCCGCGCAGCAGCCGGGCTTTCTCGGCATCGAGAGCACGCGCGATGAACACGGATTCGGCATCACCGTGTCGTACTTCGACACCCTGGAGCACATCGCGGCCTGGAAGGCCCACGCCGAGCACCTGCAGGCGCAGGCCCTGGGACACCGCGTGTGGTACCAGCACTTCGAGTTGCGCATCGCCAAGGTCGAGCGCGCCTACTCGAAGACCTCGCGATGA
- a CDS encoding zinc-finger domain-containing protein, which yields MSEAKATVEVTAKDLQGPGVVFCPNPKMPLWSGHPRVFIDVASTGQGKCPYCGTVYRLKAGEVVGHAH from the coding sequence ATGAGCGAAGCCAAGGCAACGGTCGAGGTGACCGCAAAAGACCTGCAGGGACCCGGCGTGGTCTTCTGCCCGAACCCGAAGATGCCGCTGTGGAGCGGCCATCCGCGGGTCTTCATCGACGTGGCGAGCACCGGCCAGGGCAAGTGCCCGTACTGCGGCACGGTGTATCGCCTCAAGGCCGGCGAAGTCGTCGGTCACGCGCACTGA
- a CDS encoding anti-sigma factor translates to MDYSHPDLADRLAADYVTGTLRGPARRRFESLLPAHPLLRTAVREWQMRLMPLTTSVAPEKPPAAVWQRIEARIGGGASAAPSPPRRRWWSELAVWRGLTAFATVAAISLSLLLGMPGPAQAPIVVVLSSTGTPVEGAIQPASFVASISGDGRALVTKPLTQVSLQADRALELWAVPPQGAPRSLGLISAQGTTIVKKGRVLDNTAALAVSLEPPGGSPTGAPTGPVLWAGKLTS, encoded by the coding sequence ATGGACTACAGCCACCCGGACCTCGCCGATCGCCTGGCCGCCGACTACGTGACCGGGACCTTGCGCGGACCCGCGCGCCGCCGCTTCGAATCCCTGCTGCCCGCACACCCCCTGCTGCGCACGGCGGTGCGCGAATGGCAGATGCGCCTGATGCCGCTGACCACCAGCGTCGCACCCGAGAAGCCACCGGCCGCGGTGTGGCAGCGCATCGAGGCGCGGATCGGCGGCGGCGCAAGCGCAGCGCCGTCCCCGCCGCGCAGGCGCTGGTGGAGCGAGCTCGCCGTGTGGCGTGGCCTGACCGCGTTTGCCACGGTCGCGGCGATCAGCCTCTCGCTGCTGCTGGGGATGCCGGGGCCGGCCCAGGCGCCGATCGTGGTCGTGCTGAGCTCCACCGGCACACCGGTCGAGGGCGCCATCCAGCCCGCCAGCTTCGTCGCCAGCATCAGCGGCGACGGCCGAGCGCTCGTCACCAAACCGCTGACGCAGGTCAGCCTGCAGGCCGACCGCGCGCTGGAGCTGTGGGCCGTGCCGCCGCAAGGCGCACCGCGCTCGCTGGGGCTGATCTCGGCGCAGGGAACGACCATCGTGAAGAAGGGCCGCGTGCTGGACAACACCGCGGCACTGGCCGTGAGCCTGGAGCCGCCGGGTGGCTCGCCGACCGGCGCGCCGACCGGGCCCGTGCTGTGGGCCGGAAAATTGACGTCGTAG
- a CDS encoding sigma-70 family RNA polymerase sigma factor: protein MPPAPSQDWSERSRDLSQLLARAGMGDRAAFAALYDKSSAHLFAVVLRICRDRAQAEDILQEVYVNVWRAASGFDAAQSQPLTWLTSIARNRAIDSLRRAQTQPQFQSTITSSGDEDSDVYDETADDTPGPLDLLGRASDARALSDCMRDLTAPQRQSVALAFYDGLSHAEVAEKMGQPLGTVKSWVRRALLSLKSCLERAVARDGATRGS from the coding sequence ATGCCCCCTGCCCCCAGCCAGGACTGGTCCGAACGCAGCCGCGACTTGTCGCAGCTGCTCGCACGGGCCGGCATGGGCGACCGCGCCGCCTTCGCAGCGCTCTACGACAAGAGCAGCGCGCATCTGTTCGCGGTGGTGCTGCGTATCTGTCGGGACAGGGCTCAAGCCGAGGACATCCTCCAGGAGGTGTATGTCAACGTCTGGCGCGCTGCGAGCGGCTTCGATGCCGCGCAAAGCCAACCGCTCACCTGGTTGACCAGCATTGCGCGCAATCGGGCCATCGACAGCCTGCGTCGCGCCCAGACGCAACCGCAATTCCAGAGCACCATCACATCATCCGGCGACGAGGACAGCGACGTGTACGACGAGACCGCCGATGACACCCCGGGCCCGCTCGATCTGCTGGGCCGCGCCTCGGATGCCCGCGCCTTGTCGGACTGCATGCGCGACCTCACCGCGCCGCAGCGGCAGAGCGTGGCCCTCGCCTTCTACGACGGACTCAGCCACGCCGAAGTGGCCGAGAAGATGGGCCAGCCGCTGGGCACGGTGAAGAGCTGGGTGCGGCGCGCGCTGCTGTCGCTGAAGAGCTGCCTGGAACGCGCGGTGGCGCGCGACGGCGCGACCAGAGGATCCTGA
- a CDS encoding metallophosphoesterase family protein, whose amino-acid sequence MKIAVVSDIHGNLAALDAVLADIDEAGADVTVNLGDILSGPLWVAETAERLMALELPTIAGNHERQLLELPRERMGASDAHAAAQLDDRRRAWLAWLPKTLRLTDEVLCCHGTPTHDLVYFLETVVAQPDGPGIRAATPAEARERAGTAMAGVPHAVILCGHSHVPRVLRLADGRLIVNPGSVGLQAYDDGPAHPHVVENGSPHARYAMLRRREAGWQVELRSVPYDAEAAARLAESNHRPDWADALRTGFVGRRAGVA is encoded by the coding sequence ATGAAGATCGCCGTCGTCTCCGACATCCACGGCAACCTGGCGGCGCTGGACGCGGTGCTGGCCGACATCGACGAGGCGGGCGCGGATGTCACCGTCAATCTCGGCGACATCCTCTCCGGTCCGCTGTGGGTGGCCGAGACCGCCGAGCGGCTGATGGCGCTGGAGCTGCCGACGATCGCCGGCAATCACGAGCGCCAGCTGCTCGAGCTGCCGCGCGAGCGCATGGGTGCGTCCGACGCGCATGCGGCGGCCCAGCTGGACGACCGTCGCCGCGCCTGGCTGGCCTGGCTGCCGAAGACGCTGCGCCTGACCGACGAGGTGCTGTGCTGCCACGGCACGCCCACCCACGACCTGGTCTATTTCCTCGAGACGGTGGTGGCACAGCCCGACGGGCCGGGCATCCGTGCGGCCACGCCGGCCGAGGCGCGCGAGCGCGCCGGCACGGCGATGGCCGGCGTGCCGCACGCGGTGATCCTGTGCGGCCACAGCCATGTACCGCGCGTTCTGCGGCTCGCCGACGGCCGGCTCATCGTCAATCCGGGCAGCGTCGGGCTGCAGGCCTATGACGACGGGCCCGCGCATCCGCACGTCGTCGAGAACGGCTCCCCGCATGCCCGTTACGCGATGCTGCGGCGTCGCGAGGCCGGCTGGCAGGTGGAGCTGCGCAGCGTGCCCTACGACGCCGAGGCAGCGGCGCGCCTGGCGGAGTCGAATCACCGCCCCGATTGGGCAGACGCGTTGCGCACCGGTTTCGTCGGCCGGCGGGCGGGCGTCGCCTGA
- a CDS encoding PEP-CTERM sorting domain-containing protein produces MKLRTSPLRRVLVGAALAGAAALAQAETGSFSCINGTSADCGLAESTLSWAWNGLDFTIANNGSGYVSEVYFSFSTDELSANFLSGVGDVHFVQGASPGSLPGGGGVGFVTDQAFDSDGQGQPTHGINFGESATFRILSSLEQAVDVGDFLAGVHVRSLVTAGASLVSTSGTVVTPVPEPETYAMMLLGFGIVAWGSRRRA; encoded by the coding sequence TTGAAGCTCAGAACATCCCCACTGCGGCGCGTCCTTGTCGGCGCCGCGCTCGCGGGCGCCGCCGCACTGGCACAAGCGGAGACCGGCAGCTTCAGCTGCATCAACGGCACCTCCGCTGATTGCGGCCTGGCCGAGTCGACGCTGTCGTGGGCCTGGAACGGCCTTGATTTCACGATCGCCAACAACGGCTCCGGCTACGTCTCGGAGGTCTACTTCTCCTTCTCGACGGACGAGCTGTCGGCGAACTTCCTCAGTGGCGTCGGCGACGTCCACTTCGTGCAGGGCGCCAGTCCCGGCAGCCTGCCCGGCGGCGGCGGCGTCGGGTTCGTGACGGACCAGGCCTTCGACTCGGACGGGCAGGGCCAGCCGACTCACGGCATCAACTTCGGCGAGAGCGCGACGTTCCGCATCCTGAGCAGCCTCGAGCAGGCGGTGGACGTGGGCGACTTCCTCGCGGGCGTGCACGTGCGCAGCCTCGTGACGGCCGGCGCCAGCCTGGTCTCGACGTCGGGTACGGTGGTGACGCCGGTGCCCGAGCCCGAGACCTACGCGATGATGCTGCTGGGCTTCGGTATCGTGGCCTGGGGCTCGCGTCGCCGGGCCTGA
- a CDS encoding branched-chain amino acid transaminase codes for MSMEDRDGKIWMDGALVDWRDAKIHVLTHTLHYGCGAFEGVRAYNTVAGTAIFRLREHTERLFNSAKILRMKIPFSFDEVFEAQRTVVRENKLESCYLRPLTWIGSEKLGVSPKGNKIHLMIAAWPWGAYLGEEGLKRGIRVKTSSFTRHHVNITMTQAKAVSNYSNSILANMEATDDGYDEALLLDASGFVSEGAGENLFIVKNGVVYTPDLSAGALNGITRNTVFAICQDLGLKLVEKRVTRDEIYICDEAFFTGTAAEVTPIRELDRIELGKGSRGPVTEKIQNAFFDIVNGRNPKYAEWLTKV; via the coding sequence ATGTCGATGGAAGACCGGGACGGGAAGATCTGGATGGACGGGGCGCTGGTCGACTGGCGCGACGCGAAGATCCACGTGCTCACACACACGCTTCACTACGGCTGCGGGGCTTTCGAAGGAGTGCGTGCCTACAACACCGTCGCCGGCACGGCGATCTTCCGGCTGCGCGAGCACACCGAGCGGCTGTTCAACAGCGCCAAGATCCTGCGCATGAAGATCCCGTTCTCGTTCGACGAAGTGTTCGAGGCGCAGCGCACCGTGGTGCGCGAAAACAAGCTGGAAAGCTGCTACCTGCGCCCGCTCACCTGGATCGGCTCCGAGAAGCTCGGCGTCAGTCCCAAGGGCAACAAGATCCACCTGATGATCGCCGCCTGGCCATGGGGCGCCTACCTGGGCGAGGAAGGCCTCAAGCGCGGCATCCGCGTCAAGACCTCCAGCTTCACGCGGCACCACGTCAATATCACGATGACGCAGGCGAAGGCGGTCAGCAACTACAGCAACTCGATCCTCGCCAACATGGAGGCCACCGACGACGGCTACGACGAGGCGCTTCTGCTCGACGCGTCCGGCTTCGTCAGCGAAGGCGCTGGCGAGAACCTGTTCATTGTGAAGAACGGCGTGGTGTACACGCCCGACCTGTCGGCCGGTGCCCTGAACGGCATCACCCGCAACACCGTCTTCGCGATCTGCCAGGACCTCGGCCTCAAGCTGGTGGAGAAGCGCGTCACGCGCGACGAGATCTACATCTGCGACGAGGCCTTCTTCACCGGCACCGCCGCCGAGGTCACGCCCATCCGCGAGCTCGACCGCATCGAGCTGGGCAAGGGCTCGCGCGGGCCGGTCACCGAGAAGATCCAGAACGCGTTCTTCGACATCGTCAACGGCCGCAATCCGAAGTACGCCGAGTGGCTCACCAAGGTCTGA